A stretch of the Medicago truncatula cultivar Jemalong A17 chromosome 5, MtrunA17r5.0-ANR, whole genome shotgun sequence genome encodes the following:
- the LOC11408570 gene encoding DExH-box ATP-dependent RNA helicase DExH10, with the protein MEQETAKNQKSRTVRKKSETNTDGGGNASALPKKRRSSERTCVHKVAVPIDYISTKDEALYGTLSSPLHNGTMAKTFPFTLDQFQQVSIACLERNESVLVSAHTSAGKTAIAEYAIAMSLRDKRKVLYTSPLKSLNNQKYSELRQEFTDVGLITGDITIYPSEAKCLIMTTEILRGMLYRGSEVLNEVDWVIFDEIHCMKDGERGVVWEESIILLPPTVKMVFLSATLSNALEFAEWISTLRKQPCHVICTNFRPTPIQHYVFPIGGRRLYPIVDENEEFMGDNFVMAENTFLKQKLGEGNKGDMFKIVKMIMEKKFQPIIVFSFSKKECEHNLKSISKLDFNTQEEKERVLDIFEMAVLTLNEEDRSLCAIKEVLPHLQRGIGIHHSGLLPVIKELVELLFQEGLVKALFATETFAMGLNMPAKTVVFSSVKKWDGHEHRYIRSGEYIQMSGRAGRRGKDEHGICIIMIDEQMNKNNLEDIVLGKPAPLVSTFRLRYHSILNLMSRADGQFSAEHLISNSFHQFQYEKTLPEMKKRVSMLEQKLALLDAAEKAEVSEYHKLKLKLAELQRKMSKKIRPDNILPFLCPGRLIKVRERGTDWGWGVVVDVVQEPVDDYIVDTLLHCSPGSNENSLQLKPCPPFPGEKGEMHVVPVQLTLIYALSQVKISLPHDIRPLKARQDILLGVQEICDRFPQGLPTINPAQDNVLKDSEIVELVKEMENLEKKLLDHPMHKIQDVEKNNITHFQRKADLNHEIQQLKEKMQYSQLQKFREELKNRSQVLKELGHIDADSVVQLKGKAACLIDMDDVLLVTELLFNGTFNHLDHHQVTALASCFMPIDKSSKKIQPTSLLERPLQQLQDSARRIAEIECKYRLRVNVNKYVKSTERPVIMDAIHSWSKGSSFADVTQMTDIFEGSIITAARRLVGFLNQLRAGAEAVGENDLAKKFTAASESIRRGIIFTDSLYL; encoded by the exons ATGGAGCAAGAAACAGCGAAGAACCAGAAATCAAGAACAGTTCGGAAAAAATCGGAAACCAACACGGACGGCGGCGGCAACGCTTCTGCACTTCCAAAGAAACGGCGGAGTTCAGAACGCACCTGCGTTCACAAAGTAGCAGTACCAATCGATTACATCTCAACAAAAGACGAAGCACTTTACGGAACACTCTCCAGTCCTCTTCACAACGGTACCATGGCTAAAACATTTCCATTCACTCTCGATCAATTTCAACAAGTATCGATCGCGTGTCTCGAACGAAACGAGTCCGTTCTAGTGTCTGCTCACACATCAGCCGGAAAGACTGCTATTGCTGAATACGCTATAGCAATGTCTTTGAGAGATAAAAGAAAGGTTCTCTACACTTCACCTCTAAAATCTTTGAATAATCAGAAATACAGTGAATTGAGACAGGAATTTACAGATGTAGGGTTGATAACCGGTGatataacaatttatccttcgGAGGCGAAATGTTTGATTATGACTACAGAAATTCTTCGGGGAATGTTGTATCGTGGATCTGAAGTTTTGAATGAAGTTGACTGGGTAATTTTTGATGAGATACATTGCATGAAAGATGGTGAAAGAGGCGTGGTTTGGGAAGAAAGCATTATCCTCTTACCACCTACAGTTAAAATGGTTTTTCTTTCGGCTACTTTGTCGAATGCTCTAGAGTTTGCGGAGTGGATTTCTACTTTACGTAAACAACCTTGTCATGTGATATGCACCAATTTTCGCCCGACGCCTATACAGCATTATGTTTTTCCTATTGGAGGTAGGAGATTGTACCCGATTGTTGATGAGAATGAGGAGTTTATGGGTGATAATTTTGTCATGGCCGAAAATACTTTTCTTAAGCAGAAACTCGGTGAAGGGAATAAGGGAGACATGTTCAAAATTGTTAAG ATGATCATGGAAAAGAAATTCCAACCTATTATTGTCTTTAGCTTCAGTAAGAAAGAGTGCGAGCACAATTTAAAATCTATATCTAAACTTGACTTCAATACCCAAGAGGAAAAGGAAAGAGTGCTGGATATTTTTGAGATGGCAGTGCTGACTCTGAATGAAGAAGATCGGAGCTTATGTGCTATAAAGGAGGTGTTGCCACATCTTCAGCGAGGAATTGGTATCCATCATTCCGGTCTTCTTCCTGTCATCAAAGAATTGGTTGAGCTTCTTTTTCAGGAAGGTCTGGTAAAGGCCCTCTTTGCTACCGAGACA TTTGCAATGGGTTTAAATATGCCGGCAAAGACTGTCGTGTTCTCTTCTGTTAAGAAGTGGGATGGACATGAACACCGTTATATTAGATCTGGTGAATATATACAG ATGAGTGGAAGGGCAGGGCGTCGTGGCAAAGATGAGCATGGGATTTGTATCATAATGATTGATGAGCAG ATGAACAAGAATAACCTCGAAGACATCGTTCTGGGTAAACCCGCTCCTTTAGTTAGTACATTCAGGCTTCGCTACCATTCCATTTTAAATTTGATGAGCCGTGCAGACGGCCAGTTCAGTGCCGAACACCTTATAAGCAATTCATTTcatcaatttcaatatgaaaag ACCTTACCTGAGATGAAAAAAAGGGTGTCTATGCTGGAGCAGAAATTAGCCTTGCTTGATGCTGCAGAGAAG GCTGAAGTATCGGAATATCATAAGCTGAAATTGAAATTAGCTGAGCTTCAGaggaaaatgtcaaaaaaaattagacctgATAATATTCTTCCCTTTCTTTGCCCTGGTCGACTG ATTAAAGTAAGAGAACGTGGAACAGATTGGGGCTGGGGTGTTGTAGTCGATGTTGTTCAGGAACCTGTTGATGATTATATAGTCGACACTTTACTTCATTGTTCACCTGGTTCAAACGAAAACAGTTTACAACTAAAACCATGTCCACCCTTCCCTGGAGAGAAAGGTGAAATGCATGTG GTCCCTGTTCAATTAACATTAATCTATGCCCTTAGTCAAGTAAAGATCTCTCTACCTCATGATATCCGGCCCTTGAAAGCTCGGCAAGATATACTCCTTGGTGTTCAGGAGATATGTGATCGTTTTCCTCAAGGTCTTCCAACGATTAACCCTGCACAG GACAATGTTTTAAAAGATTCAGAGATAGTTGAACTTGTCAAAGAAATGGAAAATTTAGAGAAGAAGTTGTTAGATCATCCTATGCATAAG ATTCAAGATGTGGAAAAGAATAATATTACGCACTTTCAGAGGAAAGCTGATCTGAATCATGAAATTCAACAACTGAAGGAAAAAATGCAGTACTCCCAG CTGCAAAAATTTCGGGAAGAACTTAAAAATCGCTCGCAGGTCTTAAAGGAGCTTGGTCATATTGATGCTGATAGTGTAGTTCAATTGAAAGGAAAGGCAGCTTGCTTGATTGACATGGACGATGTACTCCTTGTCACCGAATTATTGTTTAATG GCACTTTTAATCATCTTGATCATCATCAAGTTACTGCCCTTGCAAGTTGTTTTATGCCAATAGATAAATCATCTAAGAAGATACAGCCGACATCACTGCTTGAGAGACCTCTACAACAGCTTCAAGACAGTGCAAGAAGGATAGCAGAG ATAGAGTGCAAATACAGATTGCGGGTAAATGTGAACAAGTATGTCAAATCAACAGAAAGGCCAGTCATTATGGATGCAATACACTCTTGGTCAAAG GGATCAAGTTTTGCTGATGTTACTCAAATGACTGACATCTTTGAGGGGAGTATCATTACGGCTGCTAGAAGGCTTGTTGGGTTTTTGAATCAG TTGCGTGCTGGTGCCGAGGCAGTTGGAGAAAATGACTTGGCGAAGAAATTTACAGCAGCGAGTGAAAGCATTCGACGGGGTATTATTTTTACAGATTCTCTGTATCTGTGA
- the LOC11406287 gene encoding uncharacterized protein — MRRAQWVYKGFCIYKVYLIYIIKPSLFFITLCHSHLLYNQKQFRRMGDLQIQQESMLIPHTHNNSVKRRSPPSSSSAHQPSSKKHSFDASNLMRNGFSAITLPFSLRGNALSRCVSDPCTLPNQSMPVKGPSTALQPLPPISRCIYEVIDPYKVKEAVSCYLNSAEKTTPESDSLRLKRMKDRLKEMKKVWDEVMENEEENEKEHQEEEPSPDAEDEKDEKEQEREEEHSLDSFVADDEKVISQDESGNDYEEAVSVEWVDKSLNLTFKCPCGKGYEVLICANNCYYKLV; from the exons ATGAGAAGGGCACAATGGGTCTATAAAGGATTTTGCATCTACAAAGTATaccttatatatataatcaaaccTTCCCTCTTTTTCATAACTCTTTGCCACTCACACTTACTTTACAACCAAAAACAATTCAGAAGAATGGGTGATTTACAGATTCAACAAGAATCCATGTTGATCCCTCACACTCACAACAACTCTGTCAAACGCCgttcaccaccatcatcatcatctgctcACCAACCATCATCCAAGAAGCATTCTTTTGACGCAAGCAATCTCATGCGTAATGGCTTCTCTGCCATTACACTTCCTTTCAGTCTCCGTGGGAATGCTCTTAGCCGCTGTGTCTCTGATCCATGCACCTTGCCGAATCAATCCATGCCGGTAAAAGGGCCGTCAACTGCTTTGCAGCCTCTGCCTCCGATCAGTAGATGTATATATGAAGTTATTGATCCTTATAAGGTTAAAGAAGCAGTTTCTTGTTATTTGAACTCTGCTGAAAAAACTACACCTGAATCTGATTCATTG AGGCTTAAAAGGATGAAGGATCGGttaaaagaaatgaagaaagtGTGGGATGAAGTTATGGAAAAcgaggaagaaaatgaaaaagaacacCAAGAAGAAGAGCCCTCTCCTGATgctgaagatgaaaaagatgaaaaagaacAAGAACGAGAAGAAGAACACTCTCTTGACTCTTTTGTTGCTGATGATGAAAAAGTCATATCTCAG GATGAATCGGGAAATGATTATGAAGAAGCTGTTAGTGTGGAGTGGGTTGATAAGAGTTTAAACCTTACTTTCAAGTGTCCATGTGGCAAGGGATATGAGGTTCTAATCTGTGCAAACAATTGTTACTACAAGTTGGTGTAA
- the LOC11405790 gene encoding uncharacterized protein encodes MLGRSAFSRPGGFRPENLGQNTMAMIGNVCFSVFVVGVLVFTIMAATYEPEDPLFHPSTKITTLFTSKSNATFKSDNSVVKTGEDFMATNESVFGSILNMTDVDNSVSGETNEAEVTQCEGNSGPIDCKNPEVFHLMMRATIEKFKDVHFYKFGKPVPGSNDSTCDMAWRYRPKDGKAAAFYKDYRRFVIEKYENCTFSVVSMGDYHTGMNARKRKKNQKAGLEKTSSNLDQVNALPVVGEFVNDSLPVVESESSFSQGKYLVYVGGGDRCKSMNHFLWSFLCALGEAQYLNRTLVMDLSICLSSIYTSSKQDEEGKDFRFYFDFEHLKEAASVLDKDQFWADWSKWQQKDGMNLHLVEDYRVTPMKLIDVKDALIMRKFGDVEPDNYWYRVCEGETESVVQRPWHLIWKSRRLMEIVSAIASRLNWDYDSVHVVRGEKARNKELWPNLDAHTSPDALLSTLRDKVDEGRNLYIATNEPDASFFDPLKDKYSTHFLDEYKELWDETSEWYSETTKLNNGVPVEFDGYMRVSIDTEVFLRGKKQLETFNDLTSDCKDGINTCNVAEN; translated from the coding sequence ATGTTGGGTCGGTCTGCATTTTCTAGACCTGGAGGTTTCAGACCAGAGAATTTAGGTCAGAATACTATGGCCATGATTGGGAATGTTTGTTTTTCCGTGTTTGTTGTTGGCGTTTTGGTTTTCACTATTATGGCTGCTACTTATGAACCTGAAGATCCTTTGTTTCATCCTTCAACTAAGATTACAACATTGTTCACTTCTAAGTCCAATGCTACTTTTAAGTCTGATAACAGTGTTGTGAAAACTGGTGAGGATTTTATGGCTACTAATGAGTCTGTGTTTGGCTCTATTCTTAATATGACTGATGTTGATAACTCGGTTAGCGGCGAGACTAATGAGGCTGAGGTGACTCAGTGTGAGGGGAATTCAGGTCCTATTGATTGTAAGAACCCTGAGGTTTTTCATTTGATGATGAGGGCTACTATTGAGAAGTTTAAGGAtgttcatttttataaatttgggAAACCTGTTCCGGGTTCGAATGATAGTACCTGTGATATGGCATGGAGGTATAGGCCGAAGGATGGGAAGGCTGCGGCGTTTTATAAGGATTATAGGAGGTTTGTGATTGAAAAGTATGAGAATTGTACGTTTAGTGTTGTTAGTATGGGGGATTATCATACTGGTATGAATgcgaggaagaggaagaagaatcAGAAGGCTGGACTAGAGAAGACATCCTCGAATCTGGATCAGGTGAATGCGTTGCCGGTTGTTGGAGAATTTGTGAATGACAGCCTCCCTGTAGTTGAGTCGGAAAGTTCATTTAGTCAAGGTAAGTACTTGGTTTATGTGGGTGGTGGAGATAGGTGTAAGAGCATGAATCATTTCTTGTGGAGTTTCTTGTGTGCTCTAGGAGAAGCTCAGTACCTAAACCGAACATTGGTTATGGATTTGAGCATATGTCTGTCTTCGATTTACACTTCATCGAAGCAGGATGAGGAAGGCAAAGATTTTAGgttttactttgattttgaGCATTTGAAGGAGGCGGCGTCTGTGTTGGACAAGGATCAGTTTTGGGCAGATTGGAGTAAGTGGCAACAAAAAGATGGGATGAATCTTCATCTGGTGGAGGATTACAGGGTCACACCAATGAAACTTATAGACGTGAAAGATGCTTTAATCATGAGAAAGTTTGGAGATGTCGAGCCTGATAACTATTGGTATAGAGTCTGTGAAGGAGAGACAGAATCTGTTGTTCAAAGGCCATGGCATTTGATATGGAAATCGAGGCGGTTGATGGAAATAGTGTCTGCAATCGCTTCAAGGTTAAACTGGGATTATGACTCAGTTCATGTTGTGAGAGGAGAAAAGGCGAGGAACAAAGAGCTTTGGCCAAATCTTGATGCACATACCTCCCCCGATGCACTTCTCTCAACCTTACGGGACAAGGTTGACGAAGGAAGAAACCTCTACATTGCTACAAATGAACCTGATGCATCTTTCTTTGATCCTCTGAAGGATAAGTATTCAACACATTTTCTCGACGAGTATAAGGAACTTTGGGATGAGACTAGTGAATGGTACTCTGAGACAACAAAACTCAATAACGGCGTTCCAGTAGAATTTGATGGTTACATGAGAGTATCCATTGATACAGAAGTGTTCTTGAGAGGTAAGAAGCAACTTGAAACTTTCAATGATTTGACCAGTGATTGCAAGGATGGTATCAATACATGTAATGTTGCTGAAAACTAA
- the LOC11405789 gene encoding F-box/kelch-repeat protein At3g06240, translating into MYRYHFVTKDHSYYDNTSLLLHQTFCPSYGCHPFEETFELYSVSGSRFENKVKLDWPNIKIAPAYLGQARYDSGFRLLDSGSVHGTLYLVCAPNRNFILWNPSTKESKLIPPSPFDSGPNWYLFVDHRGFGYDSIRDDYKVICHGKVSKRNYYGEVNKEVDSYLWEIYSVRRNCWRKLDVGVHNKHKSCEREQLYIDGLSHWMCYGETRYYERYMLSFDWSNEIFLTTPIPPVSNINGCFEYFLGMIQLVLLNGSIAFIISYIETGTFHISILGELGVKESWTKIFIVGPFPCLECPIGAGKKGDMLFIKKDGELAWIDLNTQIIEDSGVITERSLCKIAIHKENLLPFGGKSI; encoded by the coding sequence ATGTACCGCTATCATTTCGTAACAAAGGATCATTCTTATTATGATAATACCTCTCTCCTCCTACACCAAACATTTTGTCCTTCTTATGGCTGTCATCCTTTCGAAGAAACATTTGAGTTGTATTCTGTTTCCGGTTCGAGGTTTGAGAATAAGGTCAAATTAGATTGGCCGAATATCAAAATAGCGCCGGCATATCTAGGTCAAGCCAGATATGATTCTGGTTTTAGGCTTTTAGATTCAGGTAGTGTCCATGGAACTCTTTATCTGGTTTGTGCACCCAACAGGAATTTTATATTATGGAATCCATCTACTAAGGAATCTAAACTTATTCCTCCTAGCCCTTTTGATTCTGGACCTAATTGGTATCTTTTTGTTGATCATCGTGGATTTGGTTATGACAGTATTCGAGACGACTATAAAGTGATATGTCATGGAAAAgtttcaaaaagaaattattatggAGAAGTTAAtaaagaagttgactcctatTTATGGGAGATATATAGTGTAAGAAGAAACTGTTGGAGAAAACTTGATGTCGGCGTGCATAATAAGCATAAGAGTTGTGAACGGGAACAATTGTACATCGATGGACTCTCACACTGGATGTGTTATGGTGAAACACGTTATTATGAAAGATATATGTTGTCATTTGACTGGAGCAACGAGATTTTCCTTACAACACCCATACCCCCTGTCTCCAACATAAACGgttgttttgaatattttttgggGATGATACAGTTGGTCCTATTAAATGGGTCTATTGCTTTCATAATAAGTTATATAGAGACAGGTACATTTCACATTTCAATTTTGGGAGAACTCGGTGTAAAGGAATCATGGACTAAGATCTTTATTGTAGGGCCCTTTCCTTGCCTTGAGTGTCCTATCGGAGCAGGAAAGAAGGGAGATATGTTGTTCATAAAGAAAGACGGCGAATTAGCTTGGATTGATTTAAATACCCAAATAATTGAGGACTCGGGTGTTATAACAGAGAGGAGTCTTTGTAAGATAGCAATTCATAAAGAAAACCTTCTTCCTTTTGGAGGAAAAAGTATTTAA